From a region of the Pseudanabaena sp. BC1403 genome:
- a CDS encoding glycosyltransferase family 2 protein yields the protein MKKLIYIIIPVYNRKKITLACLKNLKTNGDLQKYHVIIVDDGSSDRTAEEVAENYPEVTILKGDGNLWWTGAIALGMTYAYNQGATHFIWLNDDCLTELNTLELLVNFLQKHPNLIVGAACYEAESRLLVETGFKGKIRVKALENEVMDVDGLSGYCVAMSANVFEKIGAPDADKFRQYAGDGMYTLKATRSGFKAYILGAAKVNLVEEKDAIHNFTNYVQKAKSRTLKSIFWDYKSPYHLPTQFHYHTYKYGILIGLPLFTIKMFSWLIRFYV from the coding sequence ATGAAGAAATTAATTTATATAATTATCCCTGTCTATAATCGCAAAAAGATTACTTTAGCTTGTCTTAAAAATCTAAAAACTAATGGTGATTTACAGAAGTATCATGTGATTATTGTTGATGATGGCTCTAGCGATCGCACAGCCGAAGAAGTTGCAGAAAACTATCCTGAAGTTACTATTCTCAAGGGGGATGGGAATTTGTGGTGGACAGGGGCGATCGCATTAGGTATGACATATGCCTATAACCAAGGAGCAACGCATTTTATTTGGCTAAATGATGATTGTCTTACTGAATTAAACACTCTAGAGCTATTAGTGAATTTCTTACAAAAACATCCTAATTTAATTGTTGGTGCTGCTTGTTATGAGGCTGAATCAAGGCTATTAGTGGAAACAGGATTTAAAGGAAAAATAAGAGTTAAAGCATTAGAAAATGAAGTTATGGATGTGGATGGTTTGAGTGGCTATTGTGTTGCTATGTCAGCGAATGTATTTGAAAAAATTGGTGCTCCAGATGCTGATAAATTTCGACAATATGCTGGCGACGGTATGTATACGTTAAAAGCTACTAGATCAGGTTTTAAAGCCTATATTTTAGGCGCTGCAAAGGTAAACTTGGTTGAAGAAAAAGATGCTATTCACAATTTTACTAATTATGTCCAGAAAGCAAAATCTCGCACCTTAAAATCAATATTCTGGGATTATAAATCTCCCTATCATTTACCTACGCAGTTTCATTACCATACTTATAAATATGGTATTTTGATTGGACTACCTCTATTCACTATTAAAATGTTTTCTTGGTTAATTCGCTTTTATGTCTAA
- a CDS encoding addiction module protein, with protein MPVEFAPIFELETSEKLQLLEDLWDNIASQPANIPILDWQKEELTKRKAAHLKDVSEASSWDSVKARIRSRSNG; from the coding sequence ATGCCAGTAGAATTTGCGCCAATTTTTGAACTAGAGACTTCTGAGAAACTACAGCTTCTTGAAGATCTTTGGGATAACATTGCATCTCAACCAGCAAATATTCCTATACTTGATTGGCAGAAAGAAGAATTAACAAAAAGAAAAGCCGCTCATTTAAAAGATGTAAGTGAAGCAAGTTCTTGGGATTCAGTGAAAGCAAGAATTCGTAGTCGAAGTAATGGTTAA
- a CDS encoding NAD(P) transhydrogenase subunit alpha: protein MNESLISALFVFVLASFAGFEVINKVPPTLHTPLMSGSNAISGISVIGALIVAGSDVNPNLSVILGLISVVCATINVVGGFLVTDRMLQMFKKKEA from the coding sequence ATGAACGAATCATTAATTAGTGCTCTATTTGTCTTTGTTCTTGCTTCCTTTGCAGGATTTGAAGTAATTAACAAGGTTCCGCCAACATTACATACTCCCCTGATGTCAGGGTCTAATGCCATTTCAGGTATATCCGTCATTGGTGCTTTGATTGTGGCAGGTAGCGATGTGAATCCCAATCTTTCTGTAATTTTAGGACTGATCTCGGTAGTCTGCGCCACGATCAATGTTGTTGGCGGATTTCTGGTTACCGATCGCATGTTGCAAATGTTCAAAAAGAAAGAGGCGTAA
- a CDS encoding methyltransferase domain-containing protein has translation MHQDLKLLNIGCGSAFHPTWINIDLVAASPAVQAYDIRKNLPYISNYFDACYSSHMIEHLTLQEAHQVIAEAFRVLKPQGIFRVIVPDLEVITKKYLYALEQVKSGDLQAESSYDWMLLELYDQAVRTFSGGEMGSYLDNCNIKNKDFVMSRIGSAAENYWQSKEISKQKSVWDKLKSKNLAWLFQKFRIAIARTLVILVAGKEAHNAFDEGLFRNTGEVHRWMYDRFSLQRMLTQVGFVDIHCCQANESKILDFNTYELDVFDGLVKRPDSLFMEGIKP, from the coding sequence ATGCATCAAGATCTAAAACTCCTAAACATTGGTTGCGGCTCAGCATTTCATCCTACATGGATAAATATTGATTTGGTTGCAGCATCACCAGCAGTGCAAGCCTATGATATCCGTAAAAATTTACCCTATATTAGTAACTATTTTGATGCTTGCTATAGCTCTCATATGATTGAACATCTAACATTGCAAGAAGCCCACCAAGTAATTGCTGAAGCTTTTCGTGTACTAAAACCTCAAGGTATATTTAGAGTCATCGTACCTGACCTAGAAGTAATTACAAAAAAATATCTTTATGCTCTTGAACAAGTTAAATCAGGTGATTTGCAAGCAGAGTCTAGCTATGACTGGATGCTGTTGGAACTTTATGATCAGGCAGTACGTACTTTCAGTGGTGGGGAGATGGGGAGTTATCTCGATAATTGCAATATCAAGAATAAGGATTTTGTAATGTCACGGATTGGTTCTGCGGCAGAGAACTATTGGCAAAGTAAAGAAATATCCAAGCAAAAATCTGTATGGGATAAACTGAAATCTAAAAATTTGGCATGGCTATTTCAGAAGTTCAGAATCGCGATCGCAAGAACTTTGGTCATCTTAGTGGCTGGCAAAGAAGCACATAATGCCTTTGATGAAGGATTATTTCGTAATACAGGAGAAGTTCATCGCTGGATGTATGACAGATTCTCACTCCAAAGAATGCTGACCCAAGTAGGCTTTGTTGATATCCATTGTTGCCAAGCTAACGAAAGTAAAATACTGGATTTCAATACTTATGAACTAGATGTTTTTGATGGCTTAGTCAAAAGACCAGACTCTTTATTTATGGAAGGAATTAAACCATAG
- a CDS encoding glycosyltransferase family 4 protein, with product MKVLHLNTYDIVGGAARAAYRLHKGLQGIGVQSKMLVQTKVSDDYSVIAPTFWLDKIVNKFRPSLAKLTLDNTQQLFSPQWLPDNIMPKIKQNQPDIVNLNWVCDGYFQIETLAKIPQPKIWTLMDMWAFTGGCHYSNTCDRYINSCGACPQLHSYKDQDLSSWVWKRKVNAWRNINITIVSPSNWLAKCAKSSSIFQDTRIEVIPFGLDINRYKPIPQKIARDILHLSQHKLIVLFGAIQATNDLRKGFQLLKIALQHLRQFGYQDKIELAIFGASQPDPPVDLGFRTHYLGQLHDDITLQIIYSAANVMIVPSLQEAFGQTASESLACGTPVVAFDGNGLSDIINHQQNGYLAKPLDTYDLAKGINWVLEDSDRLQRLSYRAREKAEQEFSQELQAKRYLSLFEEIMSSHSSKS from the coding sequence ATGAAAGTTCTACATCTCAATACTTACGATATTGTGGGTGGAGCAGCTCGTGCTGCTTATCGCTTACATAAAGGATTACAGGGAATTGGGGTGCAGTCAAAGATGTTGGTGCAAACTAAAGTTAGTGATGATTACTCAGTTATTGCACCTACATTTTGGTTAGATAAGATAGTGAACAAGTTTAGACCTAGCTTAGCTAAACTAACACTAGATAATACGCAGCAACTCTTTTCCCCGCAGTGGTTGCCAGATAATATAATGCCAAAAATCAAACAAAATCAACCTGATATCGTTAACTTAAATTGGGTTTGTGATGGTTATTTTCAAATCGAAACTTTGGCAAAGATACCTCAACCTAAGATTTGGACATTGATGGACATGTGGGCATTTACAGGAGGGTGTCATTATAGTAATACATGCGATCGCTATATAAATTCGTGTGGTGCTTGTCCACAACTCCATAGCTATAAAGATCAGGATTTATCAAGTTGGGTATGGAAGCGTAAAGTAAATGCTTGGAGGAATATCAATATTACTATTGTATCTCCTAGTAACTGGTTAGCAAAATGTGCTAAGTCCAGCTCTATTTTTCAAGATACACGGATAGAAGTCATTCCCTTCGGTTTGGATATAAATCGATATAAGCCTATTCCTCAAAAAATTGCACGAGATATATTACATCTATCACAGCATAAACTGATTGTCTTATTTGGAGCCATACAAGCGACCAATGATTTGAGAAAAGGTTTTCAACTTTTGAAAATTGCTTTGCAACATCTTAGACAATTTGGATATCAAGACAAAATCGAGTTAGCAATATTTGGGGCTTCACAACCAGATCCCCCTGTAGACTTGGGTTTTAGAACTCACTATTTAGGACAACTACATGACGATATTACCCTACAAATTATTTACTCAGCCGCAAATGTCATGATTGTTCCCTCACTTCAGGAAGCCTTCGGTCAAACGGCTTCTGAATCTCTTGCTTGTGGGACACCCGTTGTTGCATTTGATGGGAATGGGTTAAGTGATATTATTAATCATCAGCAGAATGGATACTTAGCAAAGCCACTTGATACATATGATTTAGCAAAGGGAATTAATTGGGTTTTAGAAGATAGTGATCGTCTGCAAAGATTATCATATCGAGCAAGAGAAAAAGCCGAACAAGAATTCTCGCAAGAGTTGCAAGCCAAACGATATCTATCTTTGTTTGAAGAAATTATGTCTAGTCATTCTTCAAAATCATGA
- a CDS encoding glycosyltransferase family 4 protein, translated as MSKPLHIVMFHNRYQYAGGEDAATKADVEMLREYGHRVTLIEVHNDIIKTYSKFDKFKLFVETVWSFKVYREMRSQLQKLKPDLVHVQNFFPLFSPSIHAAARSLKIPTVQHLHNFRLGCLNGYLFRKDKICEACVGRNPWRGVGYGCYRDSSIASLAVWTMVTFNRWRRTWQKDVDAFITPSHFAAAKLKEIGIRSDRLYVNPNVINLVDVEVLPSVQLENPNFLFVGRLSAEKGIMTLLQAWAELNMLDWQLKIIGDGSEQSNLQRFVDEMKLKNVQFLGYLTPSQVTISMRSATAIVVPSQWYETFGRVVVEAFACGKPVIASDLGALSELITSEYNGFLIPCDLISAWTEKLHWCGINPEAMQTLGKNAYQTYQELYTRSTNYQQLMKIYGSVLHPSQ; from the coding sequence ATGTCTAAACCACTGCATATTGTGATGTTTCATAATCGCTATCAATATGCTGGAGGCGAAGATGCTGCTACCAAAGCGGACGTGGAAATGCTGCGTGAATATGGTCATCGAGTCACCTTGATTGAAGTGCACAATGACATTATTAAAACTTATTCCAAGTTCGATAAATTTAAACTGTTTGTAGAAACTGTCTGGAGCTTTAAGGTTTATCGCGAGATGCGATCGCAGCTTCAAAAACTAAAACCCGATCTTGTCCATGTCCAGAATTTTTTTCCATTGTTCTCTCCTTCCATTCATGCTGCTGCGCGATCGCTAAAAATTCCGACTGTGCAGCATCTTCATAACTTTCGGTTAGGTTGTCTGAATGGGTACTTATTTAGAAAAGACAAAATTTGTGAAGCTTGTGTGGGTCGCAATCCTTGGCGCGGCGTTGGTTATGGCTGTTATCGGGATTCGTCTATTGCCTCTTTAGCAGTCTGGACAATGGTGACATTCAATCGGTGGCGGCGCACATGGCAAAAAGATGTGGATGCATTCATTACACCTAGTCACTTTGCTGCGGCAAAGCTTAAGGAGATCGGTATTAGAAGCGATCGTCTTTATGTGAATCCAAATGTGATTAATCTCGTAGATGTTGAAGTTTTACCCTCTGTACAGCTCGAAAATCCTAACTTCTTATTTGTGGGAAGGTTATCCGCAGAGAAGGGCATAATGACGCTGCTGCAAGCATGGGCTGAATTGAACATGCTCGATTGGCAATTAAAGATTATCGGAGATGGTTCTGAACAATCAAATTTGCAGCGATTTGTTGATGAGATGAAATTAAAAAATGTGCAGTTCTTAGGATACTTGACTCCTTCGCAAGTGACGATCTCTATGAGATCTGCTACTGCGATCGTTGTACCTTCTCAATGGTATGAAACCTTCGGACGTGTGGTTGTCGAAGCCTTTGCTTGTGGCAAACCTGTAATTGCCTCTGATTTGGGTGCTTTATCGGAACTAATCACCTCAGAATACAATGGATTTCTTATTCCTTGCGATCTCATTAGTGCATGGACAGAAAAATTGCACTGGTGCGGCATAAATCCCGAAGCCATGCAAACTCTTGGTAAGAATGCATATCAAACATACCAAGAACTCTACACCCGTTCTACGAACTATCAGCAATTAATGAAAATATATGGTTCTGTGCTACACCCTTCCCAGTGA
- the cobT gene encoding nicotinate mononucleotide-dependent phosphoribosyltransferase CobT: MIKTYTQRKKAKTWLKNYRGKRPVFACVLGFTETGLIPNISAAGATPEDRKYTAIADAEFLATGINTSFPLPPLVAGASPVLISRAVVAAQDLPLFIFDAGLAIAPTIQAIPLSGSPAKCLSTGKALPIETVLQLFVQGLVWGEKLAQSGAYVILSECVVGGTTTALAVLTALGIAAKDKVNSSHSTCNHAQKWEIVQAGLQHLEQTVTPFEIVAAVGDPMQIAVAGMAIAASRHAGVLLAGGTQMLAVYALARAIAAHQNLVWNPDAIIAGTTRWVAEDPTGNTVDLALAVQDVPLLATQLSFAKSKFAQLRAYEQGFVKEGVGAGGAAIAAHLYQNWTQEKLLSAIEAQL; encoded by the coding sequence ATGATCAAGACCTACACACAACGCAAAAAAGCCAAGACTTGGCTCAAAAACTACCGTGGAAAACGTCCAGTATTTGCTTGTGTGCTGGGATTTACAGAGACAGGATTAATACCCAATATTTCCGCCGCAGGAGCAACTCCTGAGGATCGTAAATATACAGCGATCGCTGATGCTGAATTTCTTGCTACAGGAATTAACACCAGTTTCCCTTTACCACCCCTAGTTGCAGGAGCCTCACCAGTCCTAATTTCCCGTGCTGTTGTCGCCGCCCAAGATTTGCCGCTATTTATTTTTGATGCTGGTTTAGCGATCGCGCCGACTATTCAAGCGATCCCCCTCTCTGGATCACCTGCAAAATGTCTAAGTACAGGTAAAGCTTTGCCAATTGAAACTGTGCTGCAATTATTTGTCCAAGGTTTAGTATGGGGCGAAAAACTAGCCCAATCAGGCGCTTATGTAATCTTGAGTGAATGCGTAGTAGGGGGTACAACCACAGCTTTAGCCGTGCTGACAGCATTAGGAATTGCTGCTAAAGATAAAGTAAATAGCTCTCATTCCACTTGTAACCATGCGCAAAAGTGGGAAATTGTGCAAGCGGGATTACAGCACCTAGAGCAAACAGTCACTCCATTTGAAATAGTGGCGGCAGTGGGTGATCCCATGCAAATTGCGGTAGCTGGAATGGCGATCGCGGCCAGTCGTCATGCAGGAGTATTGCTGGCAGGCGGGACTCAAATGTTAGCGGTATACGCATTAGCAAGAGCGATCGCTGCCCATCAAAATCTTGTCTGGAATCCTGATGCGATTATTGCAGGCACAACCAGATGGGTTGCTGAAGATCCCACAGGTAATACCGTCGATCTAGCCCTAGCTGTGCAAGATGTGCCTTTACTAGCCACACAGCTAAGTTTTGCCAAGTCTAAGTTTGCACAGTTGCGCGCCTATGAACAAGGTTTTGTCAAAGAAGGTGTTGGCGCTGGTGGAGCAGCGATCGCTGCGCATTTATATCAAAATTGGACACAAGAAAAATTGCTGAGTGCGATCGAAGCCCAGTTATAA
- a CDS encoding GUN4 domain-containing protein, whose amino-acid sequence MAIPKLGKTQWIFIGVFTAIATGAGWLWLKNAYPYLLENPIWQFNKPSDETIMQSLPSVRNIDYRPLRSLLEAKQWEKADRETGRLLAKASDLEIFMPMSREDILNFPCTDLTTIDRLWQKASLGRFGFNAQRLIVEREENLSNSGQSREICRQKCKSTIPGRCAETCLADDIWNFTTGIPDRMGRGDTKFLKQGLQLPEGYYPSWGIYWKTDFDNFQPYTYREFAKRSAMCGL is encoded by the coding sequence ATGGCAATTCCTAAACTGGGGAAAACGCAATGGATATTCATTGGTGTATTTACAGCGATCGCTACTGGCGCAGGATGGCTTTGGTTAAAAAATGCCTATCCCTACTTACTAGAAAATCCGATCTGGCAGTTTAACAAACCATCAGATGAAACGATTATGCAATCCTTGCCATCGGTGCGAAATATTGACTATCGCCCACTGCGATCGCTACTAGAAGCAAAACAATGGGAAAAAGCAGATCGAGAAACAGGACGATTATTAGCGAAAGCTAGTGATTTGGAGATATTTATGCCAATGAGTAGGGAAGATATCCTTAATTTTCCTTGCACCGATCTCACAACAATTGATCGCCTATGGCAAAAAGCTAGCTTAGGACGCTTTGGCTTTAATGCACAAAGACTAATTGTGGAAAGAGAGGAAAATTTATCCAATTCTGGACAATCCAGGGAAATTTGTAGGCAGAAATGTAAATCTACAATACCAGGAAGATGTGCGGAGACTTGCCTCGCTGATGATATCTGGAACTTTACAACTGGAATCCCAGACAGAATGGGACGAGGGGATACCAAGTTTTTGAAACAAGGGCTTCAATTACCAGAGGGCTATTATCCTTCTTGGGGTATTTATTGGAAAACGGATTTTGACAATTTCCAGCCCTATACCTATCGTGAGTTTGCAAAGCGCTCGGCTATGTGTGGATTATGA
- a CDS encoding Re/Si-specific NAD(P)(+) transhydrogenase subunit alpha — protein sequence MKIGVIKEIEFGERRVALIPEVVSRLVKNGLEVLIESHAGESSFFADAAYEEVGAKIIFDKSVLINESDILLKVGAPREEEVSMFKSGQITIGFLNPLGRPELIRRLAHQGVTAMSMEMIPRSSRAQSMDALSSQASIAGYKAVLIAAAALPKYLPMLTTAAGTIPPAKVVVLGAGVAGLQAIATARRLGAQVEAYDIRPAVCEEVQSLGAKFIDVTLDEDTTADGGYAKEISEAAKQHAQVILAKHIKEADIVITTAQVPGRKAPVMVTDAMIAHMKRGSIIVDMAGEQGGNCEGTIAGKDVMCHGAMIISPINLPSSMPIHASQKYAKNLLNLLNHLIKKGELDLDFDDDIISSTCITHAGEIRNQRVKDALSQLAVAV from the coding sequence ATGAAGATAGGCGTAATCAAAGAAATAGAATTTGGAGAACGTAGAGTCGCTCTAATTCCTGAAGTGGTGAGTCGCTTGGTCAAAAATGGTTTGGAAGTCTTGATCGAGAGTCATGCTGGCGAATCATCTTTTTTTGCGGATGCAGCTTATGAAGAAGTTGGAGCCAAGATTATTTTTGACAAGAGTGTTCTGATTAATGAATCAGATATTTTGCTCAAAGTGGGAGCACCTCGCGAAGAAGAAGTGAGCATGTTTAAATCTGGACAAATCACAATTGGTTTTCTAAATCCTTTAGGTAGACCTGAACTAATCCGCCGCCTCGCGCATCAGGGGGTAACAGCAATGAGTATGGAGATGATCCCCCGCAGCAGTCGGGCTCAAAGTATGGATGCGCTCTCCTCGCAAGCCTCGATCGCTGGTTATAAAGCTGTACTGATCGCAGCCGCAGCATTGCCCAAATATCTCCCCATGTTGACCACCGCAGCAGGAACGATCCCACCTGCAAAAGTGGTGGTATTGGGTGCAGGTGTGGCAGGGCTTCAGGCGATCGCTACGGCGCGTCGTCTCGGAGCACAGGTGGAAGCCTATGATATTCGTCCTGCGGTGTGTGAAGAAGTGCAGAGCCTTGGTGCAAAGTTCATCGATGTAACCTTGGATGAGGATACGACCGCCGATGGTGGATATGCGAAAGAAATTTCCGAAGCAGCGAAACAACATGCTCAAGTCATTCTCGCTAAACATATTAAAGAAGCGGATATAGTCATTACCACTGCCCAAGTCCCTGGACGTAAAGCTCCAGTAATGGTGACTGATGCCATGATTGCCCATATGAAGCGTGGCTCGATCATTGTGGATATGGCAGGCGAACAGGGGGGTAACTGCGAAGGTACGATAGCTGGCAAGGATGTAATGTGTCATGGCGCAATGATTATTTCACCAATCAATTTGCCATCATCAATGCCAATTCATGCTTCTCAAAAATACGCTAAAAATCTGCTCAACCTTCTCAATCACTTGATTAAGAAAGGCGAACTGGATCTTGATTTTGATGACGATATTATCAGCAGTACCTGTATCACTCATGCTGGCGAAATTCGCAATCAGCGCGTTAAAGATGCTCTATCTCAACTAGCAGTCGCTGTCTAA
- a CDS encoding NAD(P)(+) transhydrogenase (Re/Si-specific) subunit beta, whose translation MLDYVPTGIQLTYLVAASLFMIGLKQMGSPATARQGNLLGAIAMLLAVVATLLDKQVLSYSLILVAIAIGSAIGSLIAYKVAMTDMPQMVGLLNGLGGLASSLVAVGEYWRVVSHGLTLPLVDNLSITASVLIGNITFTGSMIAFAKLQGIMKGAPIRFAYQQTINILLLATFVVGAAMLIANPADLVAFIGINIISLLVGVLFVIPIGGGDMPVVISLLNSLSGVAASAAGFVVMNNVLIISGALVGASGLILTQIMCKAMNRTLPNVLFSGFGTTLVTDGDAGDSSNKTVKTIDPEECAMMLGYARSVVIVPGYGMAVAQAQHAVRELSDMLERKGVEVKFAIHPVAGRMPGHMNVLLAEANVPYSQLYDMDDINTQFENTDVVLIIGANDVVNPAARTNQASPIYGMPILDVDKAKNAIVIKRGMSAGFAGVENDLFYQQKTMMLFGGAKDMVGKLANELKQI comes from the coding sequence ATTTTGGATTATGTCCCGACGGGGATTCAGCTTACCTATTTGGTGGCAGCTTCCTTATTTATGATTGGTCTCAAACAGATGGGATCGCCTGCTACAGCACGTCAGGGAAATTTGCTGGGTGCGATCGCCATGTTGCTAGCGGTTGTAGCTACTTTACTTGACAAGCAAGTGTTGAGCTATAGCCTGATTTTGGTAGCGATCGCGATCGGTTCGGCGATCGGTTCTCTGATTGCTTACAAAGTTGCGATGACCGATATGCCCCAGATGGTCGGCTTGCTCAATGGGTTGGGCGGTTTGGCTTCATCTTTAGTAGCTGTAGGCGAATATTGGCGGGTAGTCAGTCATGGGTTGACATTGCCATTGGTCGATAATCTTTCAATTACCGCTAGTGTTCTCATCGGCAATATTACCTTTACGGGTAGCATGATTGCCTTTGCTAAATTGCAAGGAATCATGAAGGGCGCACCGATTCGATTTGCCTATCAGCAAACCATCAATATTCTGCTGCTAGCCACTTTTGTCGTTGGTGCAGCGATGCTGATTGCCAATCCTGCTGATCTGGTCGCATTCATTGGCATAAATATCATTTCCCTCCTAGTTGGTGTATTGTTTGTGATCCCCATCGGCGGCGGTGATATGCCCGTGGTAATCTCACTGCTGAATTCTCTGTCAGGGGTTGCTGCTAGTGCCGCTGGCTTTGTGGTGATGAATAATGTGTTGATTATTTCAGGTGCATTAGTCGGTGCTTCAGGCTTGATCCTTACCCAAATTATGTGTAAGGCTATGAACCGTACTCTTCCCAATGTGCTATTTAGTGGCTTTGGTACAACCTTAGTCACAGATGGTGACGCAGGCGACAGCAGCAACAAAACCGTGAAAACTATTGACCCTGAAGAATGCGCGATGATGTTGGGCTATGCGCGATCGGTGGTAATTGTGCCTGGCTATGGCATGGCAGTCGCTCAAGCGCAGCACGCTGTGCGTGAGTTATCGGATATGCTCGAACGCAAAGGTGTAGAAGTAAAGTTTGCCATCCATCCAGTTGCGGGGCGGATGCCAGGGCATATGAACGTGTTGCTAGCGGAGGCTAATGTGCCTTACTCGCAACTCTATGACATGGACGATATCAATACTCAATTTGAGAATACCGATGTGGTATTGATTATCGGCGCGAATGATGTGGTCAATCCTGCGGCAAGAACTAATCAAGCTAGCCCCATTTATGGGATGCCAATTTTAGATGTGGATAAAGCCAAAAATGCGATCGTGATTAAGCGAGGCATGAGTGCTGGTTTTGCAGGTGTGGAAAATGACCTGTTCTATCAACAAAAAACGATGATGTTGTTTGGTGGTGCAAAGGACATGGTTGGCAAACTTGCAAATGAGTTAAAGCAAATTTAA